The sequence below is a genomic window from Bactrocera neohumeralis isolate Rockhampton chromosome 4, APGP_CSIRO_Bneo_wtdbg2-racon-allhic-juicebox.fasta_v2, whole genome shotgun sequence.
tattttcttaacaccctgatgacatgtacgtaATATGGGtgaccacgccttcttccaatataacgctactttgaattccatctgataccttctctgtataatacgagtatatacattaggaaccaatgatgaaagcttaactttacacaaatacggtatttgaaaaatatgtaaatgacgtataatgaaatctcgattatcactttatcatgcgagagtataaaatgttcggtgatacacgaacttagcccttccttacttgttatattttaATCTTAACTCAGATTAGTAAAAATAGCACCTGTGATATAAAATGTAAGACCTTTTTATAGCTTATCTgccttttcatttcttttactttattttattttcagtactTTCAAGGTTTCTGCTTGATAGTCTCAAAACAAAGCTTTAATTAGCAAAATCAAATACAATAAGTTTTTTGAATCTTACAGAAATAACTCTAATTAATTTGCCATTCCTAtcataatattaatatcaattCTTCTTCCATTAAAAATCTCCCATATATTTCATTTACTGTTAGTGATAATCACCGCAATACAGTTATGGCCAAATCCAACACTGTTTTATCATAATCCATCACAAATTTCTCATCAAATCTCGCACACACATTTTTGGCGGTTTTACGTTAAGAATACAAAAGAGCCCAAGTCGAGATAGCACCCAGTTCGGTTTCTTCCGTTTAGGCGCTGTAattcattgaaaaattaaatacgttaatatttttctatacttaccacataaaaatttaaacaatcaaatctaaactacaacaaaaacagcatcGAAACGTTCACGAATCTACTCTcctcaaaatattgaaaaaacgaCTTTGGCTCTTCTACTCTTCAATGCATGCGTAACGAAGAAAGTGCCATGTTCTGcggcaaacaaatatttctgtgtgtgtaaataaaaatagttgcgCACAAATTAATCGAAATGATGATGGATCTTTTGTGGGAGAAGTTAAATTTTCGCCTAACTAAGAAAGTAGGTCACACAAAAGAATGCACACAAAAGCCGAAACAACCAACAAAAACGAAAGAAGAACACAGCCTAGCTATCTTCTAAGCAAAAGTTAAGCAAGCCAAAATAATGAAGAGAACGAAAATGCTGTAAATAATAGCTactaaagaaaagcaaaaagaagTCGCAAACAAAACAATGTCGTAGAGTGTCGGAGTCTGCAACCAACCGACTTGTAAACCACCGAACGCAGATTCGTATCGAACCGAATCCAATTAGAATAACAAAGGCCGTCGTTGCGAAAGTCAATCACTGAAGCGAGGCTATAAATGCGCCGGCCAAAGTGTCGCTCGAGTTCAGTTAGTCAGTTCGGCAACGCATGTGAATCTATTAGCAGAGCAGATCCAAAGCAGATTTCGATTATCTTACGGAATGTTAATTCAGCGCGTGTTGTTGGTGGTCACAGCGCTTTGCTGGTCATTTCATGCGGCAAACGGAGGTAAGCTTACACTTATTTGGCATTAAATTCACTTTCACTTAACGCATTCATTCCGGCATAGATACAAAGCCCGAAAAACTCACAAGCTTTCGTCCCATCACACAGGCTGAGTATGAGGCAATACTCAGCCTAACTGATGGTGAGACGGTTGTATCGGAGGGTCGTCTCATAAATGGTGGCCTCGCGGCATTGGCTGGTTTGACAACAGGCTGGGTTACGAGTTTGCGTTTTCCCAACATCTTCGGTTCCTTTATGCCGGCGCAAAAATCACCGAACGCCAGTTATCCACTTTGTGTCATAAGAACTGAAGAAAGTCCAGAGAGCCAGCATCATCACGAGTATCATGGCTACCATGAGCATCACAACCGACAAGGCCGCTCAGACGACAGTGAGAGTCATGAAAGTTCGGAGGATGACTACTATCATTATGTTCAACAACAGTACCATGAAGATCACTCGCATGAAGACCATAGCGGGGAACATTTTAGTAGCATTGAAATGCCGTGGAATACGAACAAGTTGGCACCGGTCGTGAATTGTATTGTGGTGCTGAGAGAAGATGAGAATCATGGTGATGATGACGATCAGCATTATCATCACACTACAACTAAGCGACCGAAACGGAAGCGCAGGAAACATAGACCATACCCGGTGTTACTGCCAGTGGCCCCACCAACTCAATATGCACCTCAACATCAAGCACCACCGCCTCCACCACCATCACCAGCTGTTACGTATCCATACTCGGCAGCGCAGAGTCCATACTCGCCTTACGGTAGTTATAACAATCCCTGGTATTGGCAAACACCTTACTACAATCCGTATTCCAGCGAGCCGACAACTTTTACTGCCTATCCAGATATTTACGCAACAAATAATCCAGGCTCTAATACTCGCAGTTACCCAGGCGCCTATTCTGGCCCTTTTGCCTCCTCTCCCGCAAGCAATAATCCTGGTTCTTATTACGACGCCACTCCAGGCGCCTATTCAGATCCTCCCCCAAGCGCTTACCCAAGCTATTCTTACAACCCTCAGCCAAGCAGCTATACAAGCCATTATTCCAATCAGAGGGTAGCTGTAAATCGCGAAAGTCCTTCGCAAAACTCTGAACCCAGCTACAACTATGGTCCACCACCCAACAGAGGCAGTTTTGCGGCAGTAGACCAAGAACCCTACAAAAGTTATTACGATGAACGCATTAGGGAGAACCATAAGACTTCAGCAAAGCCTAAAAAGTCAGCCTCAGCTTCAAAAATGccgaaaattaacaaaaaacagaaaGCGAAGTCTACCGCCAAACCACGACTACCAAATGATCACATAGACTCCGCGTTGACGTCAACCAAAATTCCAATTAGAGGAAGGCATACGAAAGTGAAACGCGACGAGAGCGGCATACAAACTCGCTCGTATGCGAAGATCGCAAGTTATTCGGAAAGCGGTTACCAGCCCACGCTATACCCACAATATAACTATCAGTCCAGCTACCCGAAGGTATCATACACCCACGCTCTGCCCTACCCAGCTCCCGTTTATGTGAGAAATAGCATTGAGCAGCCGTCTACAGCGCCGAACACGAAGCAATACCGAGCGTATTCGAATGACGCCGAGAACGAGGGATATCTGTCGGAGCATATGCTAGCAATAAGGCAAGTCTAGGGTTCCTTAAATTAATATTCTATTGcatttaattagatttttaattcagacttaaaaaacataatttattatttttattataaataaatactttctttgaatatttgaaCTCTATAAATAATAGGTGTTTCATTTCGAGAATATccactttttttaagaaaaaactcagaaatttcaaacttaatggggaatgtttattatgttttgggatttttttttttgaaagattatctttttcaaaagagtctcagatggtccatccgcaGATTCCTTAGACTTTACACATCCCTACAGGAAAAAATCAAACGGGGTGATCTCACATGATTTTGTTGGCAAATctaccgacccaaaacgtgaaattatctgcccaCCTGACGTGTGCaaagtggcaccgtcttgttgccgagatcacgaacttcagtttcaggcatgaaatagtcggttatcatggcgcgataacggtcgccatgaCGTTAACGTCCtcaacggcatcatttttgaagaaatatggttcAATGATTCCACAAACCCTTCcaaatcaatgtttttttttggatgaaatggtagctctgGAATATGTTCAGATTGCTATTTGTCCCAAaggtggcaattttgcttgtttagatACCCATTGTGCCAGAAATGGACTTCATCgccgaacaaaatttggctcgaaaacatcggatcttctgtGAACTTTTCACGAGCCCAAAGAGCAAGGctatgtcgcttgggaagatcgaaACACCTGCGCTACAAAAATATTCTGAAACAGGGTTCCCATCTGATTTTATAACCTTTTTAAAGACTTATGCTACCGTTTTTATAGGAGAAAGGGAAAAGTGTCTCCGGTCTTTGCAGCAAGGTGATTCCAGCTTCATTTCTTTGCAGTATTTCAACCAAAGTGGAGCAAATAAAATTAGtcaactatttattttaaaagcgaATACAAACTGCTAAACAAGCAATTAAGATTGTGTTTACAGTTTATCACGTTGCAATCGGCTTGTTAACTTCCACCGCCTCCGTACGACAGACCAACTCGCAGAAAGCACTTATCCAGTTATTTGCTGAGCACATAAAATCACTTTGTGGGCTTTGCATGATGATTTCGGGGGCTCAGCTCAGCGCAGCTAAGGTGTATCGAGCACCCGCTCTTAGCGCTGCTCACTTAAGCTCTCCCCCACGCCTAACAAGTTGACAATTTGCATAATAATCAGTGCAACGACGACAACGTAAACAAAGCGTCTAAGCGGATTACATTGAGACAATGGCAATGCTCACCTATTAAATATTCCAACTAACAGTTCAAAATTACCCCACCAACAAGCGCACATAGAGCACTGCACACGCACCGAGCTAGCAGCCATTTACGGCAGGAAAGCGAGCACAATGACCGAGAATCGGTGCGCTTCCTGCGGTATGCTGCGAGTTCGGCCGTTCGTGTGCGGCAGGTGCTATGACAACCGCAAGTGATTTGCATACATTTGAGCTATCGACTGCAGCAGCGAAGTCTCCCAAGTCAGACGCCGACGAGACGGTCGTGGGGGAGCGCAATCGCATCACAATATCAAAGTTTGATGACTCAGCTTTGCAATTGTCGTGCGTGGACCAAAGTGGCGCCCAAAGCGGCTTATACAACGGCAGCTAACAGGCAAACGACGGCTAATCTGAACTGTTCAAACAACAAATGATATGTGAGTATTGGTCATTGAAATTAGACCGATTGTCTCTTAGATCATTCGATATCGGCTTTAAGGTAAATCTGTCGGAAATGTCATTTAAATGCATGCAACAGCAAGAAAACTCTCACAACTGCATTTATAAGCGTGTAAGTGTCAACGAGCTGGGTCCATAGTCAATAATTAGTTGAGTGTATAAATTAGCATAAGATTGATTGAAATTAAGTAggaatatatctacatacatcaattaattatatttgaattGCAGTATTATCTCTTTGCAT
It includes:
- the LOC126757480 gene encoding uncharacterized protein LOC126757480, encoding MLIQRVLLVVTALCWSFHAANGDTKPEKLTSFRPITQAEYEAILSLTDGETVVSEGRLINGGLAALAGLTTGWVTSLRFPNIFGSFMPAQKSPNASYPLCVIRTEESPESQHHHEYHGYHEHHNRQGRSDDSESHESSEDDYYHYVQQQYHEDHSHEDHSGEHFSSIEMPWNTNKLAPVVNCIVVLREDENHGDDDDQHYHHTTTKRPKRKRRKHRPYPVLLPVAPPTQYAPQHQAPPPPPPSPAVTYPYSAAQSPYSPYGSYNNPWYWQTPYYNPYSSEPTTFTAYPDIYATNNPGSNTRSYPGAYSGPFASSPASNNPGSYYDATPGAYSDPPPSAYPSYSYNPQPSSYTSHYSNQRVAVNRESPSQNSEPSYNYGPPPNRGSFAAVDQEPYKSYYDERIRENHKTSAKPKKSASASKMPKINKKQKAKSTAKPRLPNDHIDSALTSTKIPIRGRHTKVKRDESGIQTRSYAKIASYSESGYQPTLYPQYNYQSSYPKVSYTHALPYPAPVYVRNSIEQPSTAPNTKQYRAYSNDAENEGYLSEHMLAIRQV